In Streptomyces sp. NBC_00683, the DNA window CACCCCGAAGAACAGTCCGAGTCCGGCGCGCTGGAGGGAGATCAGGACGTTGTCCTGGAGCCGGCCGGTGGAGACCAGGTCGCCCGCGGTGGCGAGCACGGTGCCGGGCGAGGACAGGATGCGGGGGTCGAGATAGCCGGATGCGGACGCCGCCCACCATGCGGCGACGAGCAGCACGGGCCCGATCAGCCGCCCGAAGGGCAGGGACCGGCCGGGGCCGAGCCGCCGCCGGGTGCCGCGGGATGCGGGGGCGGCCTCCGCGGCTGCCCGCGGAGCCTCCACGGCCTCCGGCCGGGCCTCGCGTGCCTTGGACAGCAGATCCGTCATGACCCCTCCCGGTACTCGGCGGCCACGGCCGCGGCCGCCAGCCCTTCGAAGCGGCGGTCGAACAGCTCGGACGCCTTCTGTTCGGGTACGAATCCGCCCTCGGCGAGCAGGTCGGCGGTCTCCTGCTCCCAGGCGATGGCCTCGTCCCAGTTCGCGGGGAAGTGAGGCTTGTTGAGGGCGGCGACGATGCGCTTGCCGTCCTCCTTGGTGACGCCCTGGTCCTTCACGTAGTACGTGTCGATCCACTCGTCGCTGTTCTCCCACGCCCATACCTGGCCCCGCGCCCACAGCGGTATGAAGCTGCGCACCGCCGCCGCCTTCGCCGGGTCGTTGAGGACCTCGTTCGGCGCCCAGAGCACGGTCAGCAGGTCCACCACCTCTGTCTTCACCCCGCGGGCGCCGTCCTTGGCGTACTGGCTGAGGTACTTGGTGATGGTCGGCTCGCCCAGCGGGGCCACGTCCACCTGCTTGGACTGCAGGGCGGTCAGGAACTGGGTGCTGGGCAGGGCGACGAGCTCGACGTCGCTGTTGCTCAGACCCGCCGCCTTCAGTGCGCGCAGGACCACTACGCCCTGGGCCTGTCCCTGGGAGAACCCGATCTTCTTGCCCCGGAAGTCATCCACATTCCTGATGGACGATCCGGGTGCCGTGGCGAAGACGTACGTCGGCTTCTTGCGGACCTGCACTCCGACAATTTTCGCTCCGACACCGATGGCGTGCGCCTGGATCGGCGGAATTCCCGCATTGGTGGCCAGGTCGATCGATTTCGCACGGAATCCCTGGATGATGTCGGGGCCCGCAGAGAGGTTCGGCCATTCCGTAACGGTGAATTTCAGTTCTTCGGCGAGCCCGGCCGGCTCCAGTTGGAGTCGGGCCGTACGGACTGCGATGGTCAGTTTCGTGCCTGCCGGCGGATTTCCCGTGGGCAGGGCGCCGGCCGGTTCCGCGCCGGCCACGGCCTTGGTCTGCGGGGAGCAGGCAGCGAGGCTCAGGACGGTTCCGCCCGCCAGTGCGAGGAACGACCGTCGGGCAAGGGTCCGCTGGGTGTCTTTGCGTGTCATGGTGAATTCCTGATCACTGGTCGTGCGTGGGGCGGATGGAGTGGTAGGAGCCGTCGTGGAACAGCAGCGGGCTGCGCCCCTCGTCGAGCCAGGACTCCTCGACCCGGGCGACGACGATGCGGTGGTCACCGGCCGGGATGATGTGCTGGACGGTGAGCCGCAGCCAGCCGGTCACCCCGTCGAGCACGGGCTCACCGCCCGCCAGCCGGCTCCACCGGGTCGGCGCGGCGAAGCGGTCGATGCCACTGGTCGCGAACGTGGTGGCCAGCGCCTCCTGTTCGACGCCGAGGAAGTTCACCACCGCGGTGGCGGCCCGCTCGATGTGCGGCCAGGACGAGGCCGATGTCCCGATGCCGAAGGAGACCAGCGGCGGGGCGAGCGACAGCGAGGTGAGCGAGGTGGCGGTGAAGCCGACCGGCCCGTGGCCGGCGTCGGCGGTGACGACGACCACGCCTGCGGGGTACCTGCGGAATGCCTGCTTGAAACGTTCCGGGGCAATGCCGGGCGCGGCGGGTTCGGTTGATTGGACAGCGGCATACGAAGACACAGTGACGGTCAACGTCTCTCCCCGGTCGGAAAGGCGGAAAATGGGTGCGCGGACAGACGGGCGGAGAGAAAACACGCACAGGGTGCGGACCGCCCGGAAATTCTGCTGAGGGTTATCGGTTACCCGGACAGGGGCGACAACAGGAACGCCGGGCGATATCGCTCACCGGCGCAGCCGCGCGGCAGGAACGTGCCGCCTGGGGCACATTCCTCGAATTCCGCTGTCGGCTGGTCATGAATCCATCTTCCCGTTCGGGGCGAGGGCGGGTCAACAATGCAACGATCTGAATTAAGTCGGTATTCGCCGGGGCGGTCAGGACACCGCGGGCAGTGCGGGCCACGGCCCGAGCGGGTCGGTGTACAGCGCGCCGAGCGCGACCGCGCCACCCGCGGTGGCCAGCACCGATCCGGTGAAGCTGCTCGGCACCACCGCGCTTTCGGGGTCGTCGCACACACCGGAGCGTTCGGCCACCTCCGCCCGCAGATCGGCGAGACACTGCGGCAGCCGGCCCGCTCCGGGCTCGACCACCACCAGGCACTCCGGGTCGAACATGTCCAGCAGCAGTGCCGCGGCCCGGCCCACCAGCCGGGCGCGGCGGCGGAACAGCGCCACGGCGCGCGGCTCGTCCGCCATCGCGTGGTCCAGCAGTTCACCGAACGAGGCGACGTGCAGGCCCTGTTCGGCGGCCCGGCGGATCATCGCGCGCTCGGAGACCTCGGACTGGAGGCATCCGGTACGGCCACAGCTACAGGGCTCCGCGTCACCCGATCCGCCCGGCCCCAGCGGCAGATGGGCCACGCTGCCCGCTCCGGAGCGCGGGCCCCGGTGCAGCTCGCCCGCGGTGGCGAAGGCGGCGTCGACGACCGCGCCGATGAACAGCAGCACCGTGCTGGCCCGCGTCGACACCTCACCGAACATCTGCTCGGCCCGCGCCAACGCTCTTGAGTGGCTGTCCACATGGACGGGCAGCCCGGTGGCGGCGGTCAGGATCTCCCGTACGGGCACGGAGCGCCAGCCGAGATGAGGATGTTCCACGACCACTCCGGCGGCGGAGTCCACCCGGTGGCCGGTGGCCACACCCAGGGCCAGCACGGTCCGGCCGGCCGCGTGAGCGGCCGTCAGCCGGGGCAGCCGGGCGGCCAGGTCGGCCAGGATGCCGCGGGGTTCGGTGCTGCGGTGCGGCCGACGGTCCTCGGCCACCACCCGGCCGCGCAGATCCATCAGGGCGACCGTCGAGTGCGCGACGGCGATGTGGGCCCCCGCCACCAGGAACCGGCCGGTGTCGATCTCTACCGGTATGTGGGGGCGTCCGAGGCCTCGCGGTCCGGTGGTCTCCTGGCTCTCACGGACCAGTCCGCGGGACAGGAGGTGTCCCACGTGTCCGGTCACCGAGGCGGGCGACAGGCCGGTGACGCGGGCGACGGTGGAGCGGGCCACCGGGCCGTGGTCGAGGATCGCGCTCAGCACGGCTCCCGTGCCGGAGACACGGCGGGCGGCTGCGGCCGCGGGGATGTCCGAGCGGCGCAGCGGACCGGTGCGGCGGGCGGGCGCAGGCAGACTCTTCACAGGTGTCTTCCAGGTCCTCGGTGGCAGCGGGCGGTACGGGTGCGGTCCCGCCCCGGCGATGGTGCGGGGCGGTTCCTGGTGGCGGATGCGGCCGGTATCGGTCCGGTCCGGATTCCGCTTGTCCCGTGCGGCGGGGCGCCCGCGGCGCGCAGGGGGAGCGTGTCCCCGTGGGCGGTTCGCGCGGGCTCCGTGTGTTCAGGCCCGGTGACACGCCGCGGAGCACACGCGCTTCAGGTCGACATGACCTCGCGTCGTCAGGTGTGCGGATCGCTGCATGCCGCGCAACGTAGCCGGAACGGCGTAAGCCGGTCAAACCACTGCCCGCATGCTGGGACACCTGTCCACGGACGTGTGTTGCGCGCGTATTGCGCCGCGTTGAACGGGTGTTGAGAGCGTGTGGCGGCACCGTTTCCGCGCTTGACACAGACCGGCCGAGGCTTGCCCGAACCCGGGCGTTTCCAGGAATTAACCTCTTGATGCCTTGTCACTCCCTGTCTACGCGCATAGCTTTTGCCACCTCACTACAACTTGGGGGCAGTTCCCGTGCACATAGCCAGACCCGGCTCCGCCCTGCTGGCCGGCGCCGTCGCCGTAACCCTCTCGGTGACCGCGCTGCCCGCCGCCTTCGCGGCCCCGTCCTCCACCGCCGTGATCTCCGAGGTGTACGGGGGCGGCGGCAACTCCGGTGCGACGCTCACCCGCGACTTCATCGAGCTGGCCAATGCCGGCTCGAGCCCGTTCGGACTGTCGGGCTTCAGCGTCCAGTACCTGCCGGGCACCCCGTCCGCCGGCTCGCTGTGGCAGGTCTCCGAGCTGTCCGGCGCCGTCGCGCCCGGTGGCCGCTACCTCGTCGCACAGGCCGCCGGCACCGGCGGCACGGTGGCCCTGCCTACCGCCGACGCCACCGGCACGGTCGCGATGTCCGCGGCGAGCGGCACCGTCGCGCTGGTCTCGGGCACGACACCGCTGACCTGCAAGACAGCCGCGGACTGCGCCGTCGACACCCGGATCGTGGACCTCGTCGGCTACGGCTCGGCGGTCGTCCGCGAGGGCACCGGCCCGGCGACGGGCACCTCGGCCACCGCCTCCGTGGCACGCGGTACGTCCCTCGCGGACACCGACGACAACGCGGCGGACCTGGCCGCGGGCACCCCGACGCCGGTCAACGCGGCCGGCCAGACCTCGGGCGGATCAGGGCCGGGCGAGCCCGGCGGACCGACCGAGCCCGGCACCGTACGGGTGCACGACATCCAGGGCACGACCCGTGTCTCCCCGCTCGTGGGCCAGGCGGTCACCGGTGTCCCCGGCGTCGTCACCGGCGTACGGACCAGCGGTTCGCGCGGCTTCTGGATCCAGGACACCGCACCGGACGCCGACGCCCGTACGAGCGAGGGCCTGTTCGTGTACACCGGCTCCGCCGCCCCGGCCGTCGCCGTGGGCGACTCGGTGCTGGTCAGCGGCAAGGTGGCCGAGTACTACCCGTCCGCCACCACCCAGTCGCTCACCCAGCTCACCGCCCCGAGCACCACGGTCCTGTCCTCGGGCAACGCCCTTCCGGCGCCCGTCGTCCTCGACGCGGCCTCGGTGCCCGACGCCTACGTACCGTCGGCGGGCGGCGGTTCGATCGACGCACTGGCCCTGGACCCGGCCACGTACGCCCTGGACCTGTACGAGTCGGTCGAGGGCGCCCGTGCCACGATCGCCGACACCCGGGTGACGGGGGCGACGACCGCGTACGACGAGGTCTGGGTGACGGTCAAGCCGGAGGAGAACCGCACCCGGCGCGGCGGCACGCTCTACGCCTCGTACGAGGACCAGAACACCGGCCGCATCAAGGTGATGTCGCTGAACGCCGCGCAGCCGGTCCCGGTGGCGGACGTGGGCGACGAGCTCTCCGGCTCCACCACGGGCGTCATCGACTACGCCTCGTTCGGCGGGTACAACCTCCAGGCCACCGAGC includes these proteins:
- a CDS encoding ABC transporter substrate-binding protein → MTRKDTQRTLARRSFLALAGGTVLSLAACSPQTKAVAGAEPAGALPTGNPPAGTKLTIAVRTARLQLEPAGLAEELKFTVTEWPNLSAGPDIIQGFRAKSIDLATNAGIPPIQAHAIGVGAKIVGVQVRKKPTYVFATAPGSSIRNVDDFRGKKIGFSQGQAQGVVVLRALKAAGLSNSDVELVALPSTQFLTALQSKQVDVAPLGEPTITKYLSQYAKDGARGVKTEVVDLLTVLWAPNEVLNDPAKAAAVRSFIPLWARGQVWAWENSDEWIDTYYVKDQGVTKEDGKRIVAALNKPHFPANWDEAIAWEQETADLLAEGGFVPEQKASELFDRRFEGLAAAAVAAEYREGS
- a CDS encoding flavin reductase family protein — encoded protein: MTVTVSSYAAVQSTEPAAPGIAPERFKQAFRRYPAGVVVVTADAGHGPVGFTATSLTSLSLAPPLVSFGIGTSASSWPHIERAATAVVNFLGVEQEALATTFATSGIDRFAAPTRWSRLAGGEPVLDGVTGWLRLTVQHIIPAGDHRIVVARVEESWLDEGRSPLLFHDGSYHSIRPTHDQ
- a CDS encoding ROK family transcriptional regulator encodes the protein MKSLPAPARRTGPLRRSDIPAAAAARRVSGTGAVLSAILDHGPVARSTVARVTGLSPASVTGHVGHLLSRGLVRESQETTGPRGLGRPHIPVEIDTGRFLVAGAHIAVAHSTVALMDLRGRVVAEDRRPHRSTEPRGILADLAARLPRLTAAHAAGRTVLALGVATGHRVDSAAGVVVEHPHLGWRSVPVREILTAATGLPVHVDSHSRALARAEQMFGEVSTRASTVLLFIGAVVDAAFATAGELHRGPRSGAGSVAHLPLGPGGSGDAEPCSCGRTGCLQSEVSERAMIRRAAEQGLHVASFGELLDHAMADEPRAVALFRRRARLVGRAAALLLDMFDPECLVVVEPGAGRLPQCLADLRAEVAERSGVCDDPESAVVPSSFTGSVLATAGGAVALGALYTDPLGPWPALPAVS
- a CDS encoding endonuclease/exonuclease/phosphatase family protein, whose translation is MHIARPGSALLAGAVAVTLSVTALPAAFAAPSSTAVISEVYGGGGNSGATLTRDFIELANAGSSPFGLSGFSVQYLPGTPSAGSLWQVSELSGAVAPGGRYLVAQAAGTGGTVALPTADATGTVAMSAASGTVALVSGTTPLTCKTAADCAVDTRIVDLVGYGSAVVREGTGPATGTSATASVARGTSLADTDDNAADLAAGTPTPVNAAGQTSGGSGPGEPGGPTEPGTVRVHDIQGTTRVSPLVGQAVTGVPGVVTGVRTSGSRGFWIQDTAPDADARTSEGLFVYTGSAAPAVAVGDSVLVSGKVAEYYPSATTQSLTQLTAPSTTVLSSGNALPAPVVLDAASVPDAYVPSAGGGSIDALALDPATYALDLYESVEGARATIADTRVTGATTAYDEVWVTVKPEENRTRRGGTLYASYEDQNTGRIKVMSLNAAQPVPVADVGDELSGSTTGVIDYASFGGYNLQATELGTLTDNGLRREVTRKQKRKELAVATYNVENLDALDEQTKFDTLAEGVAVSLASPDIVSLEEIQDDNGAANDGTVGSDATLKRFTDAIVAAGGPRYAWRYVAPEDGKDGGEPGGNIRNVFLFNPQRVDFVDRAGGDATTAVTAVKTKKGATLSVSPGRINPTSAAWDDSRKPLVGEFRFRGKPVFVIGNHFASKGGDQPLHGRYQEPVRSSETKRVQQGAEVNTFVRSLLTADRSAQVITLGDLNDFAFSPTMDALTGGKVLKPLITTLPRSEQYSYVYDGNSQTLDHILTSPAIRRFDYDVVHINAEFADQASDHDPQIVRVDVSGNGGHKH